From Punica granatum isolate Tunisia-2019 chromosome 1, ASM765513v2, whole genome shotgun sequence:
CCTCGATGCTCCACACATTAATTCAACACTCTCTAACTTTGACAAGTTAGTtcttataatgaaataaaataatatgggaaaaaataatttgttatCTTTACCTTTACGTAAATACgtatgatattattttttattcaaacgATAATTCTCAATGATAACTTTCagtattttcttaaaataaaggAAGTGTCATCAGAATCAACTAAATTAGTTAAAATAATATTGGAATAAAGTGTGTATTTACATGTGAGATGGAGATTTTGTACATGTTATGGATGGACACTTTAAGGAATTTCGTACAATTTGTGCCTTTCTTATAGACTTTACATGCAAACTATGATATTTCTCATAAATGTGAAGTCAAGAAGTGGAAGATATGGTTAGGTGCATATCAACAAATCACAATCCTCCCGCATATAGAGCGAAACACCTATAGGTGTTTGATGAATAATGAACATTTAGCTACTTAAAAAACTGTATAATTTCCACCATTACATTAATTACCACCTTGATTAGATCTGTGTCCTTTTTATCTCTTTCTGTTATTGGAAGGTTCGTCTGTGCTTTTATTGCTACTTTAGGAAACCTTTTTGCTCGTGATATTCTTAGTGTGCCAATTAGGATCTCACATTTGCCCTTTTATGTTCTCTGCGATCCTTTTCTTTAACCTTTTTCTTCATCCTTCTTGTCAAACACAGCCCTTGCCGGAATCTTCTTGCTCCATTTTTTGATTTCCTTAATAAATCAGTTGTCCTAAACTGCCTCTCGACTCTCATCCGTCTCTACATCATAACGAGATCAGTAGTCTCTACATTGGTGAACAACTACATGTAACGAGAAACATCTAAGCTACATATGATGTGACTTGGCCAGCCCAGCTTCCGGTTTCATCCCGAAATGCATAAATCGGAGCTCGATAAATAAAAGCTTTCCAACCTAAGGCTCTTTACAACCAAGACCAAGTGGCCATTATCGTGGGGTCAATAAACGTTGGATACATTGAAAGTGATTGTGACCCGTGGATTGAAGTAACCATATTACTGTGATCAGCGATCTCATATTGGGCCACAAATGGTTGGGCCAAAAAGCCCAAGAAGGACGGCAAACTTCCATTCCCGGCAATTCCTCGTCTCCTTCCTTAAACCCGCCCAAAACCTCCATGAATGAACCCTCTGCCGCTAGTGCTAAGCTAGGGCATTGGCTGAAATCTCCATAAGATTTTGAGCTTCCCTGGAACCCCTAAACTCCTTCGATGAGTTTGATCGCCGGTTCGTACGAGAAATTCATATGGGGCTTCAAGCTCAAGCCTTTGAAGCACCCTTCTGACGATGGGAAAACCCTGTCTTTGACCCGCCTCTTCTCCTACCCTTCCCACCTCTCCCCCATCTCCACCGTCGCCGCCGCCGGCCCCGTCGCGGCTTCTGGGGGTGGCGATGACACCGTCCACATCTACGACATCGCCGCCGCCGCCTCCCTCGGCTCCCTCCACCACCACTCCGCCTCTGTCACAGCTCTCGAGTTCTACACGCCGCCGAACCTCTCCTACCCCCGCAACCTCCTCTCAGCAGCCGCCGACGGGTCCCTCTCGATCTTCGATGCCGACCCTTTCGTCCACCTGAAGACCCTCTGGGCCCACAAGAAGGGGGCAGGGGTCAACAGCGTGTCGGTGCACCCATCGGGGAAGCTGGCATTGACCGTGGGGCGGGATGAGTGCTTGGGGATGGTCAATTTGGTGAGAGGGAAGAGGAAGTTTTACTGCAGACTAGGAAAGGAGGCGACTTTGGTGAAGTTTGACTTGAGTGGGGAGAGGTTTTTCATGGTTATGGAGGAGAAGGTTGGGGTTCATGAGGCTGAGGATGCGAGGCTTGTCTGGGAATTGGAGAATCAGAAAAGGGTTCTCTGTGCTGCCCCTGGAGAGGTCAGTTTGGCTCTCTCGTTCCCTCTTTTCGGTTCATTTTGCTTATATCAAGTGTTCAGCTGGTTGAATTGATTCGGGTGCTATGAATCAGATGTTATTTTCACCCTACATTTCATCAGGTGGGCAATTATCTCATGCGAAGTGATTGTTTTTCTAAAGTTCATGACTGATTATCGATGATCTTGACAGGGTGGGCTCTTATATACGGGTGGAGAGGACCGCAATATTACTGCATGGGACACGAAGAGCGGGAAGGTCGCATATTGTATCGAGGATGCGCATGCTTTCCGTGTAAAAGGTCTTGTTGTGCTAAGCAGGAGAACTGATCCCAGTGAGGCTGATGATCCATATCTGGTTGCTTCCGCATCGTCAGATGGGGTAATAAGGGTCTGGGATGTCCGAATGGCCATGAAGGAGAAGCCAAATCCTTTAGCTGAGGCCAACACAAAATCAAGGCTCACTTGTCTTGCTGGAACATCTCTCAAATGTGAGTGTTTCTGTGCTTTTTAAAATCTCACAGACTTTAAGACCATCCAATCACTGGTTACGAAGCAGTGACTGTCTTTCTGTGACTTGCCACTGTTTGGTGAGGTCCATCTACTTGTTTACCATATGATTGGTGTTAGATAAGCCTTCTACCATAGCTATGTGATGTCTGTATATTTTCATCCATTTTATAAGGTTTTGCTGTTGGTTGATAGGATGCACATTAAGAATTCTAGCCCTTGAAATGTATCATGCATACAGTTCACAACCGTAGAAGCTTTAGTATTTACAGGGAGCATATGGTCACTTTGGAACCGTAGAAGCTTTACGTAGTTGGAATCTGTTTAATTTTTGGATTCTTTCACTGTAAACATCTGTTTGGTAGTAATAGAATTGCACCCCTCTTCAAGATTCTCTCTTTTGACCTGATTTACAATGTTTGCCGTTTTTGGCGTACTTTTTCAGCTCTCAAGCGCCCGCAGCTCAGCTCAAAAGGGGAGCAGGACATGGCCGTTGAAGAATCATAATCTTCTGGAATGCTTATAGTTGTTATCGGAGGAACTCAAGAGCTTTACCAAGCTTCTTCTGGGTTCCCTGTGGATCCTGTTTCATTAGCTGGCTCGTTGTTTTCGCTACAAAATTTTGACACTTCTATGTATCTGTTGATAGCAAATCGTTTGGTATATGGTACGATCAATCATTCAAATCTGATATTGGTACTCGGGAACCGGTTCCCCACTCGTTGCTGAGGTTATAGTATTTCGATTGAGTGAAGCAATGCAGATGATAATTACTGAAACAAATATCAAGCGAAAGTAAGTGAAAATCTTGTACAGATAAGGAAGCGACCTTGGGCCTGTTGAGTGGAAATGGTTTCGAAAACCTCTCTTGGGACAAGATGAAATATTTTACTCTGTCGTCAGTGGCGACAATTAAGGAAAATTCTACTGTTCCGGCTGGGTATGATAACTTAGGCTTGTCCCTATGCGGCAATGGAGGGAAGTGGCAACGGTCAGGTAAATTGACTTTTGCCGCAGTTTCTCCGCTCCTCTCTCTTTTGGCTATAAAAGGGAGAAATTTCAAGATCAAGCTTTCTTTCATTGGACATCTCTCcccttctctcttctctcacCCTTTCTGTCTGCGTGTGTGTGGGGGATTGAATCCATTGCTGCAGACAGACAGTGGAGCAGCTTAAAGGAAATTCCTTCTCGAGGATAGGAATACTATTCGCAAGAACATACGGCAATCAACCCATCGGCTTTCCCTCCGACGAAGCAATCTCAACATCTTCTTCCCGCTTTGCTTGCTGTACCCATTTCCAAACCCTAATTGTTTCTTCCTTCTCCACCCACATTTCGAGCTGATTCCCTCACTCCACCAGCTCAATCATCCGATCGGCAGCTTTCGGTCTATTAGCTTCCCTCTGCGGTCTCCTAATCTGTCCAAGATGGGGCAGTTCGAGCTTCCGATTGAATCTTCTTTCTCAGGTACATTTCTCACCGTTCTGATTTTCCTTTCAGTCTCTGGTAATGAAGAGAGACCGACTTATCATTTAGTGACGTTCTTCCATGTTAAAAGAATCGATTTTTCCCACTCCCTGTTCGACTTCATATATCGTTGAGTTGAGGATAATGAAGAAAGAAGCGGAGTAATGGTTAATGTGCCGAAATGGGCTCATGATTGTCTTGAGAATGAATGGTCAACTTTGGCTTATCAGTCATTAGCATAATCTCATCAATCACAGTATTTGTCATTTCCTTGCTTTGGAATCAAATTGATTTCTTATCCtctgttttttctttgttcCATGTGCTCATCATTCTTTTTCTGCTGAAAACTTTTAAAGCGATGGATGTTGATGGTGGCGGCATCTCAACAGCCTCTTCCTTGTCCAGTTCAGTACCACCACCTTCAAGGCGCAAAAAGGGTACTTTTCTTGCTACTGCTACTGCTAGTTCATCGTAGCTCACACATGGGTAATGGAATTTCATATGCAATCAGTTGCATGATGGAAAGCTCTCTTATACTGGAAATTTATTACCATGGATTTGCCAGTTTATCCACCTTTTCTTTCAAGAATGTAACCAAATAATCGTGAGATAGTTGGTATTCGGTCTTCAAATCATTGAAGCCTATTTCCTAATTCTGCTGCTATGTATGAAGCTTATGAGCTTTTGCTCCAAATTTTCTAGCTGAAAGAAAGTATTGCAAGGTTTGGTCTTGTACATATTCTATGGATGTCCGTATATGCAAATGTGCAAATACATGATGACATTCATGCTGTGGTTTGCAGCTTTATATCAGTTTACACAGCAAAGTCTCCCAGCTTGTAAACCTGTCCTAACACCTGCATGGGTGCGTCAtttgttttatatttataattgaatTCAACTATGATGTTTTGTTCGCTAGTTTTTTTATGGCTACTAAAATGCTGCAGGTCATCTCCACTTTTTTGGTGTTGGGTGTAGCTTTTATTCCTGTTGGAATTGTTAGTTTGCATGCTTCAAACAGTGTTAGatccttctcttctcttttcttaatATATCATGCTGCTATATATGTTTCTCTTTTTGCTCTTGGGACTTCCTTCATTGACATGAACTTCAATTATTTGCGAATAATAAATCAGACATTTGGGTGTAGGTTGTTGAAATTGTGGAGCGATATGACGCTGAATGTGTACCAGATGCATATAAGAGCAATAAGGTGGCATATATAAAAAATGGCTCAATTTCCAAGAATTGTACTAAGTTACTAAAGGTAATGCACCTTATGCTCAACGGTGGACGACCGTTCTTTTCTCATTTCTTATTCTTTCTCAATCGCCTGTGTGGCTGGAAAAAAAGACGCTTTTTGATTGCCATCCTAAGTTTGGTTTTCTTCAAGGCTGATGCATATCATGTAGGCAATTTCTATTGATTTTTGCCCCGTAATACTGCCCGAATGATGCTTAATATCGGGAAAGAACAACTCCTTGCCTGGACATGTTATAACTTGTCATTTTAACGTTTTATAATTGAATTATAGGTGGATAAGCTTATGAAAGCTCCCATATACATCTATTATCAGCTTGATAATTATTACCAAAACCACCGGCGGTGAGTGCACTTTaatcaattcttttatttgaCGAGTCTTAGCATTTcctgcttggttttgcttcgAACTTTTATCCCATTAGGAGTGGAAACATGAAAAAATTTGCTTGTGTACacgcttcttcttcttctttgcgATAATACATGCTGCTTTACCTGAGTTTAATTGGACCCAAAATGAAAGTCAAATCACTCAGTCCAAAAGAACCCAAAGAGAAATGCAAATGGAAATACGATTTCTGATCTTGTTTTTAGCTTCATAAATTCGTTATTTACTTGTATTGAACTCTATGTCTCTCCAGCTATGTCAAGAGTAGAAGTGATAAACAGTTATTAGA
This genomic window contains:
- the LOC116211231 gene encoding p21-activated protein kinase-interacting protein 1, which encodes MSLIAGSYEKFIWGFKLKPLKHPSDDGKTLSLTRLFSYPSHLSPISTVAAAGPVAASGGGDDTVHIYDIAAAASLGSLHHHSASVTALEFYTPPNLSYPRNLLSAAADGSLSIFDADPFVHLKTLWAHKKGAGVNSVSVHPSGKLALTVGRDECLGMVNLVRGKRKFYCRLGKEATLVKFDLSGERFFMVMEEKVGVHEAEDARLVWELENQKRVLCAAPGEGGLLYTGGEDRNITAWDTKSGKVAYCIEDAHAFRVKGLVVLSRRTDPSEADDPYLVASASSDGVIRVWDVRMAMKEKPNPLAEANTKSRLTCLAGTSLKSLKRPQLSSKGEQDMAVEES